A single window of Thalassomonas viridans DNA harbors:
- a CDS encoding MFS transporter: MTRITTSAFPPTFYVANTMEIFERLAWYGIYTLLASYIMTPSAQGGLGLGNSERGLIMGVVPFFLYLFPVLSGALADRFGYRKMFLLSFALMTPSYYFLGYATDLASFISIFMLIALGAGIFKPVVIATISRTTDNSNRGLGFGIFYMMVNIGGFLGPLLAPIIQKNYGWQWVFIFSALWIAINFFPALLFYREPERKADNKPLKQVLLEMQQVLGNTRLALMVVPLLFILVAFYAGLIASGKVTLIIAATLIILSLLWDLAVAGQQPDKTSPRPWYRQKMQLGNKAFIVYLLIITGFWTVYLQLFVTLPVYIRDFVDSSDLVNLLHRLSPWLHETLTAVNTETLAAEISRLTEKLLLTGQQGAQITQAGLGEIASALVALDVRVPKEELHHAYMLLSQAEPDELSRLSQEYAQLWAQKYRQMNPATLLSLDFLMIILFQILISRFIDKFKPLPTLIAGTAIIALAMLAGGFAHGVIFGGLLIACSVIVFAVGEMTASPKSQEYVASFAPKDKAAMFMGYYFVSMALGNLFAGLLSGWLYQLVALDMDSPMLMWAIFAALGLITCFALYLFNQSLVADIEQQQQQLTPETATGN; encoded by the coding sequence ATGACAAGAATAACAACCTCTGCTTTTCCGCCGACTTTCTATGTCGCCAATACCATGGAAATTTTTGAGCGCCTGGCCTGGTACGGCATTTATACCTTGCTGGCCAGCTATATCATGACTCCGAGCGCACAGGGAGGCCTGGGGTTAGGCAACAGCGAACGCGGCCTGATCATGGGGGTAGTGCCCTTTTTCCTCTATCTGTTTCCCGTGCTTTCCGGTGCGCTGGCAGACCGTTTCGGTTACCGGAAAATGTTCCTGCTCTCTTTTGCCCTGATGACCCCCAGTTATTATTTTCTCGGTTATGCCACGGATTTAGCCAGTTTTATCAGTATCTTTATGCTGATCGCCCTCGGCGCCGGCATTTTTAAACCTGTGGTGATCGCCACCATCAGCCGCACCACAGACAACAGCAACCGGGGGCTGGGGTTCGGCATCTTTTATATGATGGTTAATATCGGCGGCTTTTTAGGGCCGCTACTGGCCCCCATCATCCAGAAAAATTACGGCTGGCAATGGGTCTTTATTTTCTCCGCCTTATGGATTGCCATCAATTTTTTCCCGGCCCTGCTATTTTACCGGGAGCCGGAGCGTAAGGCGGATAACAAGCCGTTAAAACAGGTGTTACTGGAAATGCAGCAGGTGCTGGGCAATACCCGCTTGGCTTTAATGGTGGTGCCTTTACTTTTTATCCTGGTGGCCTTTTACGCCGGTTTGATCGCCAGCGGCAAAGTCACCCTGATCATCGCCGCCACCCTGATCATACTTTCCCTGCTGTGGGATCTGGCCGTTGCCGGGCAGCAGCCAGACAAGACAAGTCCCCGGCCCTGGTATCGACAGAAAATGCAGCTGGGCAATAAAGCCTTTATCGTTTATCTGCTGATTATCACGGGATTCTGGACCGTTTATTTACAGCTGTTTGTCACCCTGCCGGTTTATATCCGCGACTTTGTCGACAGCTCAGATCTGGTGAACTTATTGCACCGGCTCAGCCCCTGGCTGCACGAAACCTTAACCGCCGTCAACACAGAAACCCTGGCCGCTGAAATCAGCCGATTGACAGAAAAACTGCTCCTGACCGGACAACAGGGGGCGCAGATAACCCAGGCCGGTTTAGGGGAAATCGCCAGCGCCTTAGTCGCCCTGGATGTACGTGTCCCCAAAGAAGAACTCCATCATGCCTATATGCTGCTCAGCCAGGCAGAGCCGGACGAGCTAAGCAGGTTAAGCCAGGAATATGCACAGCTCTGGGCACAAAAATACCGCCAGATGAACCCGGCCACCCTGCTCAGCCTGGACTTTTTAATGATCATATTGTTCCAAATCCTTATCAGCCGTTTTATCGATAAGTTCAAACCGCTGCCGACCCTGATTGCCGGCACCGCAATTATCGCCCTGGCCATGCTGGCGGGGGGCTTTGCCCACGGCGTTATCTTCGGCGGCTTACTGATAGCCTGCTCGGTCATCGTTTTTGCCGTGGGTGAAATGACGGCTTCACCGAAAAGCCAGGAATACGTCGCCTCTTTCGCCCCTAAAGACAAAGCCGCCATGTTTATGGGTTATTACTTTGTCTCCATGGCGCTGGGCAACTTATTCGCCGGCCTGCTCTCCGGCTGGTTATATCAACTGGTGGCCCTGGATATGGACAGTCCCATGCTGATGTGGGCGATTTTTGCCGCCCTGGGCCTGATCACCTGTTTTGCCCTGTACCTGTTTAACCAGAGCCTGGTTGCAGACATCGAACAGCAGCAACAACAGCTGACACCGGAAACCGCAACAGGAAACTAA